AATGCGACGCAGGAGGAGGCCCGCTGATGAGCATCGAGATCGACTGGCTGGCGTTCTTCCACGTCTTCGTCGCCGCCCTGATCGGGGCGGTCGCCATCGTGACGTTCTACGCACTCGGGCTGCGGATGCTCGTGAGGGCAGGACGGGTTCCTCTCGTCACGCCGGCCGAGTTCACCGACGCGATCACCGTGATGTCGGAGAAGGAGCTCAAGCACGCCGCGAAGCAGGCGGCGAAGGCGGCGAAGAAGAGCCCGCTGTCCGAGGGGCAGAAGCGCTTCGCGTTGGTGCTCGCCTACCTCTGCTTCCTGGTGTGCGGTGCGGCTGTCGTCGGCGGCATCACCCTGATCGTCGTCGGACACTGACCGCATCGCGGTCGCCGCTGCGTGCGCGAACGCGCACCGGAGGGGGCCGGGCTTAGGCTGGTCGCATGTCCGACACGGCGCGCGAGTACGTCTTCGGCCGGCACCTTCCGGCGTCGCATGTGCTGATCCACGTCAGCGACCCGCACTTCCTCGCAGGAGGGGCGCGGTTGGGTGGCCGTTACGACGTGGAGTCCACCTTCGCACGAACCCTGGAGACGATCCGCTCCGTGCATCCGCACCCCGCGGCGATCGTCGTCACCGGTGATCTGGCCGATCTCGGGGAACCCGACGCCTACCGTCGCCTACGGGAGGCCGTCGAGCCAGTCGCGGAGTCGCTCGGGACGGTCGTCGTCTGGGTCGCCGGGAACCATGACGAACGGCCCGCACTGCGGGAGAACCTGTTCGACCTCACGCCGACGGAGGAGCCCGTCACCGGGGTGTGGGATCTCGACGGGCTGCGGCTCGTGGCGCTCGACACCAGCGTGCCGGGGTGGCATCATGGCGACCTCGACCGCGCCCAGCTCGCGTGGCTGGCCGATGTGCTCGCGACTCCGGCACCGCACGGCACGCTGCTGGCGATGCATCATCCGCCGCTGCCGAGCCACCTCCCGCTCTTCGACATCCTCGAGCTGAGGCATCAGGACGAGCTCGCGGAGATCATCCGCGGGACCGACGTGCGCGGGATCCTGGCCGGACATCTGCACTACTCGTCGCACGGCACTTTCGCAGGGGTGCCGGTGAGCGTGTCGTCGGCGACGTGCTACACGATGAACGTCGCTCTCCCGGCCTCGCGCGTGAACGGCATGGATGCGGCTCAGGCATTCCAGCTCGTGCATGTGCACCCCGACACGATCACGCACACGGTCGTGCCGGTGACCGACGCCGACACCGGGGACTACTTCTCACCGGAGT
This Microbacterium sp. XT11 DNA region includes the following protein-coding sequences:
- a CDS encoding peptidase is translated as MSIEIDWLAFFHVFVAALIGAVAIVTFYALGLRMLVRAGRVPLVTPAEFTDAITVMSEKELKHAAKQAAKAAKKSPLSEGQKRFALVLAYLCFLVCGAAVVGGITLIVVGH
- a CDS encoding metallophosphoesterase: MSDTAREYVFGRHLPASHVLIHVSDPHFLAGGARLGGRYDVESTFARTLETIRSVHPHPAAIVVTGDLADLGEPDAYRRLREAVEPVAESLGTVVVWVAGNHDERPALRENLFDLTPTEEPVTGVWDLDGLRLVALDTSVPGWHHGDLDRAQLAWLADVLATPAPHGTLLAMHHPPLPSHLPLFDILELRHQDELAEIIRGTDVRGILAGHLHYSSHGTFAGVPVSVSSATCYTMNVALPASRVNGMDAAQAFQLVHVHPDTITHTVVPVTDADTGDYFSPEWLERMAALSAEERLEAFSRKPGR